A region from the Gossypium hirsutum isolate 1008001.06 chromosome A08, Gossypium_hirsutum_v2.1, whole genome shotgun sequence genome encodes:
- the LOC107951984 gene encoding pentatricopeptide repeat-containing protein At5g66520, giving the protein MSSYTKRIIQLINASTSPSHIRQIQAQFILRNLLKNHFIAHHFINACNSLGLLNDAHAFLLLSKPPPHVFLYNTLFRAFSHSKTPHLPFSLYAHMQCASILPNNYTFPFLLKSLADFQLLQKGQIVQAHVLKLGHSHDIYIQNSLMNLYASSGEMGLCRQVFDEMRDRDVVSWTILITGFRNVENFDDALIAFEQMQYAGVVPNRVTMVNALAACGGFGAFEMGVWIHDYIMKNRWELDLILGTALIDMYGKCGRIEEGLKVFHSMEKKNNFTWNAVINGLALAKNGEQAIWWFNRMEQEGFKVDHVTLVGVLSACSRSGLIDMGRQIFISLVEGRYGFLPEVKHYACMIDLLARAGCLDEAFRVVQEMPFEPTKSIWGSLLAGCRAHGNLELSEIAAKKLMELEPSNSAYYVVLSNLYADMGRWDDAEKVRTLMKEKGLKKDLGFSSVEWESQEQVYEVLA; this is encoded by the coding sequence ATGTCATCATATACAAAGAGAATCATTCAGTTGATAAACGCCTCCACTTCTCCTTCTCACATTCGTCAGATCCAAGCTCAGTTCATTCTCAGAAACCTCCTCAAAAACCACTTCATAGCTCACCATTTCATCAATGCCTGCAACTCTTTAGGCCTTTTAAACGATGCCCACGCCTTCCTCCTTCTTTCTAAACCTCCCCCTCATGTCTTCCTTTACAACACCCTCTTTAGAGCCTTCTCCCACTCCAAAACCCCACACCTTCCTTTTTCTTTATATGCCCACATGCAATGCGCCTCGATTTTGCCTAATAACTACACCTTCCCTTTCCTTCTCAAGTCCCTAGCCGATTTCCAGCTGCTCCAGAAAGGACAAATCGTTCAGGCCCATGTTTTAAAATTGGGTCATTCCCATGATATTTATATACAGAATTCCCTGATGAATCTCTATGCTTCGTCTGGTGAAATGGGGTTATGTCGCCAAGTGTTCGATGAAATGCGTGATAGAGATGTCGTTTCGTGGACTATTTTGATCACGGGGTttagaaatgttgaaaattttgatgatgcTTTGATTGCTTTTGAGCAAATGCAGTATGCAGGTGTGGTGCCTAATAGGGTGACTATGGTGAATGCCTTGGCTGCCTGTGGTGGTTTTGGTGCTTTTGAGATGGGGGTTTGGATTCATGATTATATAATGAAAAACAGATGGGAATTGGATTTGATCCTTGGGACTGCTTTGATTGATATGTATGGAAAATGTGGGAGGATTGAAGAAGGGTTGAAAGTTTTCCATAGCATGGAAAAGAAGAACAATTTTACGTGGAATGCTGTTATCAACGGACTAGCTTTAGCCAAAAACGGTGAGCAGGCCATTTGGTGGTTTAATAGGATGGAACAAGAAGGGTTTAAGGTTGATCATGTAACTTTAGTTGGGGTGCTTTCAGCTTGTAGTCGTTCGGGTTTGATCGATATGGGTCGacaaatatttatttctttagtcGAAGGGAGATACGGATTCTTGCCCGAGGTTAAACATTATGCATGTATGATTGATCTCTTGGCACGGGCAGGATGTCTTGACGAAGCTTTTCGAGTTGTGCAAGAAATGCCTTTCGAACCTACAAAGTCCATTTGGGGATCATTGCTGGCTGGTTGTAGAGCTCATGGAAATTTGGAATTGAGTGAGATAGCTGCAAAGAAACTTATGGAGTTGGAGCCAAGTAACAGTGCTTACTATGTTGTGTTGTCCAATTTGTATGCCGATATGGGGAGATGGGATGATGCTGAGAAAGTGAGAACATTGATGAAAGAGAAGGGGTTGAAGAAAGACCTTGGTTTTAGCTCTGTGGAATGGGAATCCCAGGAACAAGTTTATGAAGTATTAGCATAG
- the LOC107951991 gene encoding uncharacterized protein, which yields MRSKTFIASGAKESDHSYGIKDGNGENAWSMVTKEAEALINLDKSSFSSASKADKSCKGAKSKIKPRFSFCFQSHKGWSATSDNENEVSTKAGEMPERLKASDHGTLEHSIAEVLEDFNGEEENRLEIVPADVEAHGHGFIEHSMAELLDDLQDNTSLLRGNFKMHSRARGKRVQAALKRSICSLGDRTIESEDLNEPFSGGSSSNDEADYQNLKLAIPEIKKPTISDKFQEALGATSLTAEGTFIPTPGAFSTGLFGKLQQIMQQEKETDTHFLMKLQNGASFKNEPSCIAVNIVSRYLDAKLTVCYCSFVKTIEGILQPESPKILENEGQKVTVIFNQRICANVDLEIGKLICIHPPWKEVDVTGDGEKTILSTYFSDISL from the exons ATGCGCTCAAAGACATTCATTGCTTCTGGTGCTAAAGAATCTGATCATAGTTATGGAATTAAGGATGGAAATGGGGAAAATGCATGGTCTATGGTAACTAAAGAGGCTGAGGCACTAATCAATTTGGACAAATCTAGCTTTTCTTCTGCCTCCAAAGCTGATAAATCTTGTAAAG GTGCCAAAAGCAAAATTAAACCTAGATTTTCATTTTGCTTCCAATCACATAAAGGATGGTCTGCTACTTCAGATAATGAAAATGAGGTGTCAACTAAGGCTGGTGAAATGCCTGAAAGATTGAAGGCCAGTGATCATGGAACCTTAGAGCATTCAATAGCTGAGGTTCTTGAAGATTTCAATGGAGAAGAGGAAAACCGGTTAGAGATTGTTCCTGCTGATGTAGAAGCTCATGGTCATGGATTTATTGAGCATTCAATGGCTGAGCTTTTAGATGACCTTCAAGATAATACCAGTCTGCTAAGAGGGAATTTTAAAATG CATAGCAGAGCAAGAGGAAAAAGGGTACAAGCTGCTCTCAAAAGAAGTATATGTTCACTCGGTGATAGAACCATTGAAAGTGAAGACCTCAATGAGCCCTTCAGTGGTGGATCATCAAGCAATGATGAG GCTGATTACCAAAATCTAAAACTTGCCATCCCTGAGATAAAGAAGCCAACTATTTCAGATAAGTTTCAGGAAGCCTTAGGTGCCACCTCCTTGACTGCTGAAGGCACCTTTATTCCTACACCAGGAGCATTCAG CACTGGACTATTTGGAAAGTTGCAGCAGATCATGCAGCAAGAAAAGGAGACAGATACGCATTTTCTTATGAAGTTACAGAATGGAGCTAGCTTTAAAA ATGAGCCAAGCTGCATTGCCGTGAACATTGTTTCAAGATATTTGGATGCAAAACTGACAGTCTGTTATTGCTCTTTTGTCAAGACCATAGAG GGTATTTTGCAGCCGGAGAGCCCCAAAATATTGGAAAATGAAGGACAAAAAGTAACTGTTATTTTCAATCAAAGAATATGTGCCAATGTTGACCTTGAAATTGGAAAGTTGATTTGCATTCACCCCCCATG GAAGGAAGTTGATGTCACTGGTGATGGTGAGAAAACAATTTTATCTACATATTTCTCTGACATCTCACTGTAA